A single Clostridium taeniosporum DNA region contains:
- a CDS encoding O-antigen ligase family protein: protein MGIKQTITLLLFLFSLIVIIGSIEVLLGQQLPITHYYYDGVNVVDINVIKARPIVFSFNTNNLAATIAMLSPLFFYSIYKFDNILLKIYFFFVSCISFSLIVITTSRTGIIGIELSFVIYLIYCIYRVKKTGLKGLLFPMLLIISLTFLRFNSINFMNIHSVNNSTQSEANNLLSSKMNALTEEKLEVGSSGSLNVRFTIISDVVNGVLIKEKHLLGYGVGNVEEYLKNQDNTHKVFSPHCYSIEILGDFGVPGVILYGIYYLYLLISNIVIGIKETNIPCIASATGLIAFSMVSFGPSSITYVFSYWLLMAIAISCIQVYKYDNSILNTKIK from the coding sequence ATGGGCATTAAACAAACAATTACTTTATTATTATTTTTATTTTCATTAATTGTTATTATTGGTTCAATTGAAGTTCTCTTAGGGCAACAATTACCTATAACCCATTATTATTATGATGGTGTAAATGTAGTTGATATTAATGTGATAAAAGCTAGACCAATAGTATTTTCTTTTAATACTAACAACTTAGCAGCTACAATTGCTATGCTTTCACCATTATTTTTTTATTCCATTTATAAATTTGATAATATACTGTTAAAAATCTATTTTTTCTTTGTTTCTTGTATAAGTTTTTCACTAATAGTAATTACTACTTCAAGAACAGGTATTATAGGTATAGAATTATCATTTGTAATATATTTAATTTATTGTATATATAGGGTTAAAAAGACAGGATTAAAAGGCTTGCTATTTCCAATGCTATTGATAATTAGTCTTACATTCTTAAGATTCAACAGCATAAATTTTATGAATATACATTCTGTCAATAATTCTACCCAAAGTGAAGCAAATAATTTACTTTCAAGCAAAATGAATGCATTAACTGAGGAAAAATTGGAAGTAGGCAGTTCAGGATCTTTAAATGTTAGATTCACTATTATAAGTGATGTTGTAAATGGAGTTTTAATTAAAGAAAAGCATTTATTAGGTTATGGAGTAGGTAATGTTGAAGAATATCTAAAAAATCAAGACAATACACATAAGGTTTTTAGTCCTCATTGTTATTCAATAGAGATACTTGGAGATTTTGGAGTTCCTGGAGTTATATTATATGGTATTTATTACTTATATTTACTTATATCAAATATAGTTATTGGTATAAAAGAAACAAATATTCCTTGTATTGCTTCAGCCACAGGATTAATTGCATTTTCTATGGTAAGTTTTGGTCCAAGCTCAATAACATATGTATTTTCATATTGGCTATTAATGGCTATAGCCATATCATGTATTCAAGTATATAAATATGACAATTCAATATTAAATACAAAAATAAAGTAA
- a CDS encoding zeta toxin family protein encodes MKRYTLFAGVNGSGKTSIYKSVFFNEDYIGKRINTDEMVARIGSWQDNNLQIKVAREAVKMINYYINNEISFHQETTLSGKSILTNISKAKEKGFYVVMNYIGVKNSEIAKERVKIRVSKGGHGIPDDVIEKRYSNSLINLEEAIKICDEVNIYDNTHEFIELINIKSGKLIWKNNIMQEWAKTILEYLN; translated from the coding sequence ATGAAGCGATATACATTATTTGCAGGAGTAAATGGTTCTGGAAAAACATCTATATACAAATCTGTATTTTTTAATGAGGATTATATAGGAAAGAGAATTAATACTGATGAAATGGTTGCAAGAATTGGTTCATGGCAAGATAATAATCTTCAAATAAAAGTGGCAAGAGAAGCAGTTAAGATGATTAATTATTATATAAACAATGAGATATCATTTCATCAAGAAACAACTTTGTCTGGTAAAAGCATACTTACTAATATAAGTAAAGCTAAAGAAAAAGGTTTTTATGTTGTTATGAATTACATAGGAGTTAAAAATTCAGAAATAGCTAAAGAGAGAGTTAAAATTAGAGTATCTAAAGGTGGTCATGGAATACCAGATGATGTAATTGAAAAAAGATATAGTAACTCATTAATAAATTTAGAAGAAGCTATTAAAATATGTGATGAAGTAAATATCTATGATAATACACATGAATTTATAGAACTTATAAATATTAAGTCAGGAAAATTAATTTGGAAAAATAACATTATGCAAGAATGGGCTAAGACAATATTAGAATATTTAAATTAG